TGGCTGAGCTCCATGAACAGGGCTGTGAGGACGTACAGACCCGATACAGCCACCCAATGCTTCATGCGAGATGCAGCAGCCAGCGCGAGTAACGACGCCAGTAGCGTCCAGATCACATTGGGTCTATACACATCAAACGCCAGCATATAGGGCACCTGGGAGATCAAGGCCAGCCCTAGCAGGCGAAGCATGTAGCTCCGCATATTTCGGGTACGGGTATAGCCCATATAGAGGGCGTATGCGTAGATTGGAAAAGCAAGCCTGCCGGCAATTCTCCAAGCCGGATCTGTCGGAAAAAACACAAGTCCGACATGGTCAATCAGCATCGTCAGCATGGCCAACCAGTACATATAAGGCCCCCTTATTCATGTTTTAGGTCTTTTCTTCCGTCAAATTCAGAATGGCGTTCATAATATCCGTTTTCGTAACCCGCCCTACTAGCCCCTGAATTGGAGCCGAGGAGGTACATGGCTCGTCCAAAACAGGAAGACAATTAATCTGATGCCGGATCAGTCTCGATATTGCTTCCAGTAAAGAATCTCCTGGAGCAAGCGTCGTCATTTGGGCCCGGCGAGTCATAGCCATGGTCACCGGGACAGTGTGAAGATCAGTATGTCCCAGCATGACCTTCAGCAAATCCTTGCGGGTAACAATACCAATGAGCTTCTGCTCCTCCCCCGTGACCATCAGCGTGCCTGTATTTTGCTGAAATAGCATTAACACCGCATCATAGGCGGTAGCATCACCTGATATCAAAATCGGGTCACTCAGTATATCTGCCACAGTCAGCTTTTTGAGCATACTGCCGATATGGCTATCATAGTTTGGATAACGCCCTGGCAAGTAGCCTACCTTTGGTTTGGCATCTACTAGCCCGAGCATAACGAGCAAAGCAAGGTCAGAACGCAAAGTCGGCCGCGATAGTCCCAGCTCTTCAGCAATTTTATCCCCTGTAACAGGCGCCAGACGCTGGACAATATCTACAATTTCCCGCTGTCTTTCTGACAGTTGAATAATGATTACCTCCTTATGGAATGGGGTAGTATACATTATAAATGAGCATAGGTCGGCCAATTTCAGCATGTTTCGACAATTCATCAAATTTTAATCAAAGACCGCTTGTTTTCAAATTTAAAATGTGTCACAATTAAAAATGTAATACATACTAATTATAAGTTTAACGTGTGCAATATGCTACATTTAAATGAGCTAATGTACGCCATATGATATGTATTATGTACTATATAACCCTGAGGAGGAAAATCAAATGAAATTTTTCTTGGATACTGGTAACATTGAAGAAATCAAACGTATTGAACGTTTGGGTCTGGTTGATGGTGTAACAACGAACCCTTCCCTGATCGCTAAGGAAGGTCGAGTGTTCAAGGAAGTCATTCAGGAGATTTGCAGTATCGTTGAGGGTCCCGTAAGTGCTGAGGTAATTGGCCTGAAAGCTGAAGATATGCTCGCAGAAGCTTATGACATCGCAAAGTGGGCACCTAACGTGGTGATCAAGCTTCCTATGACCGAAGACGGTTTGTACGCTTGTAACGAGCTGACCAAGAACGGAATCAAAACGAATGTAACATTGATTTTCTCCGCAGCTCAAGGTTTGATGGCAGCCAAAGCTGGTGCTACTTTTATCAGCCCGTTTGTGGGACGTCTGGATGATATCGCCGTTGACGGCATGAAGCTGATCCGTGATCTGAGACAAATTTTGGACATTCATGGTTTGAAATCCGAAATCATCGCTGCTTCCATCCGTAACATTAAGCATGTAGAAGATGCAGCTCTGTCTGGTGCACATATCGCCACTATTCCAGGTTCCTTGCTTCCTTCTTTGTGGAAACATCCGCTGACAGACAGTGGTATCGAACGCTTCCTTAAGGATTGGGAAACCGTACCTAAAGCTTAATTCGCCAGTCATGGCAAACTATATTGTACTAAAACCCGAACAGCCCGTTTTTTACGGGCTGTTTTTTTGCTCTTTTTCCCGCATAGACAAGTAAAAGTAAAGTGGAAAAGGAATGTATGTTTACAAAACGCTGCACAACTTCTTTTGACAAAACAACTTGTTGTCCATATAATTGTTATAACAACTAATTAATTTCAAAGTATCCTGTGCGGAAAATTAGAAAGGAGTGTCATATGAACAATTTGCCTCCCGATTGCTCTATTGGGATGTTACTTGGAATCACCCATCGCAAAATGAGTCAACAGCTCTCGCATCGGCTTAAACCTTATGATATTTCCCCAGAGCAATGGTCGGTTTTGTACCAAATCTATCAGGCCGAGGGTTTAAATCAGAAAGAAATTGCAGCTAAGGCTGTAAAGGACCAGCCCACCACGACTCGTATTATTGATTTGTTGGACAAGAAGGGCTGGGTACAGCGTGTGAACAGCCCACAGGATCGCCGGGCTTATTTGCTTCATTTGACTGAAGCAGGCCGACAGCTTGTGAAGGAGACTCTCCCCGTCGAACGAGATGCCAACCACGATTTTGTAAAAGGAATTTCCTCTGCAGATCTGAAGCAATTCCGCCAAACGCTTTTACAAATTCATACCAACATGACTGAATCAGAAAAACAAGGAGAGAACGATTAATATGCAACAAGGCAAGCAACCTCTTTGGACCAAGGAATTTATCGTTCTTACGGTTTCCAATTTATTTTTGTTTCTGGAACTACAGATGATTGTATCTTCCATTCCTTCCTATGTGAAAAATGCATTCCATGCTACCTCCGTGCAGGTCAGTCTTGTTACGACTTTGTTCGCATTAAGTGCAATTGTCGCAAGACTTTTTTCTGCCCGTATGCTGGAAAAAGGACATCGCAGCGCCCTGATCTTCGTTGGACTGCTGTTTGCATTAGCAGGAACGCTGGGATACAGTGTTTCACCGACAATTGCGGTACTCCTGCTCATGCGTATGCTGTTTGGGATTGGCTTTGGTATGAGCAGCACTGCCTTTCCAACAATGGTCACTGACGTCATCCCTCCCAAACGTCTCGGTGAAGGAATGGGATTTTTTAGTCTGTCCACTAGTTTAGCCATGTCTATTGGGCCAACCATCGGTATTTCGATGCTGCAATACGGCAGTTTTAACCTGCTTGCCTATTCGACATCTGCTGTCATCGTTGTCATTTTCCCTCTAGCCTACTGGCTCATTCGCACACTGCCTAAGGGGCATGTCGAACCACCTATGGTCCCTTTGGAGGAAGGGCGCAAACCGGCATTTAACCGTAAATTGTGGATTCCCGCCTTGTTGAACATGTTGATGTCTATCACATATGGCGGGTTGCTCGGTTTTATGGCGCTCTATGGAGATGAAGCTAATTTGGCGCACCCGGCTTACTTTTTCCTGTTTAATGCGGTATCTGTACTGATCGTGCGCCCCTTCTCGGGCCGTATATATGACAAAAAAGGGGCAAAGGCACTGCTCATCCCTGGTTCCCTGTTTCTCATTGGTGGTCTGATTCTGCTTTCTTACGCAAACAGTGACGCCTTTATGTATCTGTCTGCTCTTTGCTACGGTATCGGGTTTGGTGTTATGCAGCCAACCTTGCAAACCTGGATGATTCAGGTCGTGTCACCTAAACAGAGGGGCATGGCAAACGGTATGTTTCTCAATTCCCTCGATTTTGGAGTCGCAGCCGGAGCACTTATACTTGGCGTTATCGCCAAAGCCAGTGATTATGCATGGATGTATCGTCTTTCGTCACTGTTTGTTGTGCTGTTCTTGCTGATTTACGTCATTCAGATTATCGCAAGCCGCAAGCCTAAAACAAATGTCCCTTTGGAGGGGTAAGACTATTCTTTAAAATGAGTATCCATCTATATTTGCTCAAATATCAAAAGCACTCGTTACCATGGCTTTACATGGAAAACGGGTGCTTTTTTTATTTCAAAGCTTTTTCAATTGCAATTTATTTATATTTCGCAGGAGTTTTGTGTCTTAGCTTAGAAGAAAGAGGCTTTTCTCGAGACACGTATGTCATTCCCTCAGTCTTATGGCTACGATCACTAGATTTGCCCCCTGCGGGTTCATCCTGCTCTGGCTTGACCGCAAATAGCATAAGCAGAGCCGCAATCCCCCCCACTGCGGCCATGACGCCAAAAAGCAGACCATGCCCACTGCTGCCGATCAGCAAGGATACAACCGGAGGGCCTAAAGATACTCCGACAAAGCGCATACTGCTGTACAAGGAAGTGATGGTTCCGCGCTCTTCTTTTTCAATTCCCTTAGTAATCAGTGCATCCAAACAAGGGAGTGCGAGCCCAATACCCCCCCCCCTAGCGTAAACAGGCCAATCACAGCATAAATATGTTGAAAAAATCCGAGAATAGCAAAGCTGATCGTCAATATGGCCAAACCACCGAAACCGATCCATTTCATACGCTTTTTGTGCTTGCCAATAACCTTGCCACCTAAATAAGAGCACAGACAGAGGGAAATAAGCGGTATGGCCAGCACAAAGCCCTTCCAGACGCCATGGAGGTTGTAACGACTTTCCAGTATGTCGGATAAGTAGAACAAGACGCCAAAAATGACGAACATA
This window of the Paenibacillus polymyxa genome carries:
- a CDS encoding TraX family protein, translated to MYWLAMLTMLIDHVGLVFFPTDPAWRIAGRLAFPIYAYALYMGYTRTRNMRSYMLRLLGLALISQVPYMLAFDVYRPNVIWTLLASLLALAAASRMKHWVAVSGLYVLTALFMELSQMDYGAYGLLLVLIYRYTRSYMMIAAHFVLNVVYDMVHHANIQHFSLLSSILIVCFATGESGFYRRVPRWLWRSFYPVHLAVIALIRIWP
- a CDS encoding CBS domain-containing protein, yielding MLKLADLCSFIMYTTPFHKEVIIIQLSERQREIVDIVQRLAPVTGDKIAEELGLSRPTLRSDLALLVMLGLVDAKPKVGYLPGRYPNYDSHIGSMLKKLTVADILSDPILISGDATAYDAVLMLFQQNTGTLMVTGEEQKLIGIVTRKDLLKVMLGHTDLHTVPVTMAMTRRAQMTTLAPGDSLLEAISRLIRHQINCLPVLDEPCTSSAPIQGLVGRVTKTDIMNAILNLTEEKT
- the fsa gene encoding fructose-6-phosphate aldolase, whose product is MKFFLDTGNIEEIKRIERLGLVDGVTTNPSLIAKEGRVFKEVIQEICSIVEGPVSAEVIGLKAEDMLAEAYDIAKWAPNVVIKLPMTEDGLYACNELTKNGIKTNVTLIFSAAQGLMAAKAGATFISPFVGRLDDIAVDGMKLIRDLRQILDIHGLKSEIIAASIRNIKHVEDAALSGAHIATIPGSLLPSLWKHPLTDSGIERFLKDWETVPKA
- a CDS encoding MarR family winged helix-turn-helix transcriptional regulator — encoded protein: MNNLPPDCSIGMLLGITHRKMSQQLSHRLKPYDISPEQWSVLYQIYQAEGLNQKEIAAKAVKDQPTTTRIIDLLDKKGWVQRVNSPQDRRAYLLHLTEAGRQLVKETLPVERDANHDFVKGISSADLKQFRQTLLQIHTNMTESEKQGEND
- a CDS encoding MFS transporter — its product is MQQGKQPLWTKEFIVLTVSNLFLFLELQMIVSSIPSYVKNAFHATSVQVSLVTTLFALSAIVARLFSARMLEKGHRSALIFVGLLFALAGTLGYSVSPTIAVLLLMRMLFGIGFGMSSTAFPTMVTDVIPPKRLGEGMGFFSLSTSLAMSIGPTIGISMLQYGSFNLLAYSTSAVIVVIFPLAYWLIRTLPKGHVEPPMVPLEEGRKPAFNRKLWIPALLNMLMSITYGGLLGFMALYGDEANLAHPAYFFLFNAVSVLIVRPFSGRIYDKKGAKALLIPGSLFLIGGLILLSYANSDAFMYLSALCYGIGFGVMQPTLQTWMIQVVSPKQRGMANGMFLNSLDFGVAAGALILGVIAKASDYAWMYRLSSLFVVLFLLIYVIQIIASRKPKTNVPLEG